Proteins co-encoded in one Candidatus Limnocylindrales bacterium genomic window:
- a CDS encoding NTP transferase domain-containing protein gives MRAIILNAGQGRRLLPLTADRPKCLLTLNGPTVLEAQLLALATAGIDEVVVVVGFGAVQVEAELRRVCPPGVRVRTIHNPLFDRSDNLVSCLAARSAMAREFLLLNGDTLFHPGIIARLLDSTGEAVSIAVACKDAYDHDDMKVQWRRGRVTRIGKDLPSDIVDGEAIGVSLFRGEAPRRFLAALEEVVNRPGGQGRWYLSAVDMLASQGLVQGINIDGFHWIEIDTPHDLARARELMPLLSEIPTIAADPLQAELESI, from the coding sequence GTGAGGGCGATCATTCTCAACGCCGGCCAGGGACGCCGGCTGCTGCCGCTGACGGCAGACCGGCCCAAATGTCTTTTGACGCTCAACGGACCCACGGTCCTGGAAGCGCAGCTCCTCGCCCTGGCGACTGCCGGCATCGACGAGGTCGTGGTCGTGGTGGGTTTCGGCGCCGTGCAAGTGGAGGCCGAGCTTCGCAGGGTCTGCCCGCCCGGCGTTCGCGTGCGCACCATCCACAACCCGCTCTTCGACCGCAGCGACAACCTGGTCAGCTGCCTGGCGGCGCGCTCGGCGATGGCGCGCGAGTTCCTGCTCCTCAACGGCGATACGCTCTTCCATCCGGGCATCATCGCACGCCTGCTCGACAGCACCGGTGAGGCCGTCTCCATCGCGGTGGCCTGCAAGGACGCCTACGATCACGACGACATGAAGGTGCAGTGGCGGCGTGGCCGCGTCACGCGCATCGGCAAGGATCTGCCGAGCGACATCGTCGACGGCGAGGCCATCGGGGTCTCGCTGTTCCGCGGCGAGGCGCCGCGTCGCTTCCTGGCCGCGCTGGAAGAGGTCGTCAACCGTCCCGGCGGCCAGGGGCGCTGGTATCTGTCGGCGGTCGACATGCTGGCGTCGCAGGGCCTGGTGCAGGGCATCAACATCGACGGCTTCCACTGGATCGAGATCGACACGCCGCACGACCTGGCGCGCGCGCGCGAGCTGATGCCGCTGCTGTCGGAGATTCCGACGATCGCGGCCGATCCGCTGCAGGCCGAGCTCGAATCGATCTGA
- a CDS encoding DUF72 domain-containing protein, producing MFYPPGLPHSRELEFASRAVTAIEINSTYHRLQKPQSFAAWAAAVPDGFVFSVKGSFTCSNRKNLGEGAEAVRRFFSQGLTELGPKLGPILWQLMPHKAFDPQEVAAFLALLPRKLDGVRLRHAIEPRHESFRTPEFIALARRAGVAVVVADSEEYPQIADVTGSFVYARLQRSREDIETGYDTRSLTRWAKAAREWAGGEQPAGLTYVCKRARASNAAEASPPSKISRPRDVFLFVIDGAKVRAPAAACALLQRLGGERSSRRR from the coding sequence GTGTTCTATCCGCCGGGCCTGCCGCACTCTCGCGAGCTCGAATTCGCCAGCCGCGCCGTCACGGCCATCGAGATCAACTCCACCTACCACCGGCTGCAGAAACCGCAGAGCTTCGCCGCGTGGGCCGCGGCCGTGCCCGACGGCTTCGTGTTCAGCGTCAAGGGCTCGTTCACCTGCAGCAACCGAAAGAATCTCGGCGAGGGCGCCGAGGCCGTGCGGCGCTTCTTCTCGCAGGGCCTGACCGAGCTCGGCCCCAAGCTCGGACCCATTCTGTGGCAGCTCATGCCGCACAAGGCGTTCGACCCGCAGGAGGTGGCGGCGTTCCTGGCGCTGCTGCCGCGCAAGCTCGACGGAGTGCGGCTGCGCCATGCGATCGAGCCCCGGCACGAGAGCTTTCGCACGCCCGAGTTCATCGCCCTCGCGCGCCGCGCCGGCGTCGCCGTCGTCGTGGCCGATTCGGAGGAGTACCCGCAGATCGCCGATGTCACGGGCAGCTTCGTCTACGCGCGCCTGCAGCGGTCGCGCGAGGACATCGAGACCGGCTACGACACGCGCTCGCTGACGCGATGGGCGAAGGCGGCGCGAGAGTGGGCAGGCGGGGAGCAGCCGGCGGGCTTGACCTACGTGTGCAAGCGGGCGCGCGCATCGAATGCCGCCGAGGCTTCGCCGCCGAGCAAGATCAGCAGGCCGCGCGACGTGTTCCTGTTCGTCATCGACGGCGCCAAGGTGCGCGCGCCGGCGGCGGCCTGCGCGCTCCTGCAACGGCTGGGCGGCGAACGATCCTCGCGGCGGCGCTGA
- a CDS encoding glutathione S-transferase N-terminal domain-containing protein has product MRALDVATSYAASIARAGTGMQVGTLGARPQRPLDLYEFEACPYCRKVREALSLLDLDANIHPCPQGGPTFRPVVRQKGGKEQFPYLVDPNTGAEMYESDEIVRYLYSRYGDGRVPWALSLPVVTDVTSSLASAWRLLGGRSYRNAKMPAQPLELWSFEASPYCRLVREKLCELELPYLLHNVAKGSARRADFVSRSGRMMVPYLHDPNTGSEMFESADICAYLELTYAR; this is encoded by the coding sequence ATGCGGGCTCTGGACGTCGCAACCTCTTATGCCGCGAGCATCGCTCGCGCCGGCACCGGCATGCAGGTGGGAACGCTGGGCGCACGGCCGCAGCGGCCGCTCGACCTGTACGAGTTCGAGGCCTGCCCGTACTGCCGCAAGGTCCGTGAAGCGCTATCGTTGCTCGACCTGGACGCGAACATCCACCCGTGCCCGCAGGGCGGCCCGACCTTCCGGCCCGTCGTGCGCCAGAAGGGAGGCAAGGAGCAGTTCCCGTATCTGGTCGATCCGAACACGGGCGCCGAGATGTACGAATCCGACGAGATCGTGCGCTACCTCTACTCGCGCTACGGCGACGGCCGCGTTCCGTGGGCGCTGTCGCTGCCGGTGGTCACCGACGTCACCTCCAGCCTGGCATCGGCGTGGCGCCTCCTCGGCGGCCGCAGCTATCGCAATGCCAAGATGCCCGCGCAGCCTCTGGAGCTGTGGAGCTTTGAAGCCTCACCGTATTGCCGGCTGGTGCGCGAGAAGCTCTGCGAGCTCGAGCTGCCCTACCTGCTGCACAACGTCGCCAAGGGCAGCGCCAGGCGAGCCGACTTCGTCTCGCGCTCCGGCCGCATGATGGTTCCCTATCTCCACGATCCCAATACCGGCTCGGAGATGTTCGAGTCGGCCGACATCTGCGCGTATCTCGAGCTGACGTACGCGCGCTGA
- a CDS encoding FtsX-like permease family protein yields the protein MTLLRLALRDLMHQRAFALFFIANLALGLSGALLLDSLQGSIERTLHARSRAMLGADVRIASMRPLQPDEIARMDADSPAAASCDLVQMYSMAAGRHARLVELRGIDARFPLAGSIVLAGGGAVTPAHHQRLEKEAQAWADPALLGQLGIELGDTVRIGSLEVRITDTLARDTGLSLRAASLAPRLYVALSRIAQTELVQTGSRVEYQHLQLLPRQADADAAARRLRASVSDARVRITSHGEAAAEISGAYTRVTRYLGLVSLCALALAAVACAYLFHVFLRRRLPDLAILMSLGARRRRAQVLLLLELVVLAGASAIVACAVVAAALPAAASAFADVLPRELTLGVGARETVAALVVALLVGPVSCLGMLARLDSLQVSELFQEQATLHLHRKRLQALWHVPAALVFLVLAVWRAGDLRQGAYFVGVVAVAFLIAAALGRVILPAAARLGERSSVPVRLALRQLAPHRRGSVTAFVALALAALLLGLPPQLRALLAAQLDPPEEGAIPSLFLFDIQPEQTEPLREHVRTAGVELQRVAPMVRARLQAINGDPVAGEVAAAGGRRPGAGGDVERMQARTYNLTWQQELAATETLVAGMPFSGSWDGSGVAEISVEKGFARRLDLSLGDTMRFDVQGVPVEGRIVNLREVDWTSLQPNFFVAFQPGVLEGAPAVFLASVPSLPREQRERLQASIVERFPNVSMIDVTRGVERALDLLQQLQWAVSATAWTALAVGLALIFAIARDEADQRRWDLNLTKVLGAPHSLLRASVAIEFAALGVSAAIVGCTIGVAGCAVLATTLLEAELALAWPALLGVVAGLPFLTALTARMAMRGVLQERPLLSLQA from the coding sequence ATGACGCTGCTGCGCCTGGCGCTGCGCGATCTGATGCATCAGCGCGCGTTCGCGCTGTTCTTCATAGCCAACCTCGCGCTCGGCCTCAGCGGAGCGCTGCTGCTCGATTCGTTGCAGGGCTCCATCGAACGCACCTTGCACGCCCGCTCGCGCGCCATGCTCGGCGCCGACGTGCGCATCGCCTCGATGCGGCCGCTGCAGCCGGACGAGATCGCGCGCATGGACGCCGATTCGCCCGCCGCCGCCTCCTGCGACCTCGTGCAGATGTACTCGATGGCTGCCGGCCGTCACGCCCGGCTGGTCGAGCTGCGCGGCATCGACGCACGCTTTCCGCTGGCAGGCAGCATCGTCCTGGCCGGTGGCGGAGCCGTCACGCCCGCGCATCACCAGCGACTGGAGAAGGAGGCGCAGGCGTGGGCCGACCCCGCCCTGCTCGGCCAGCTCGGCATCGAGCTCGGCGACACGGTTCGCATCGGCAGCCTCGAGGTGCGCATCACCGATACGCTTGCGCGAGACACCGGCCTTTCCCTCCGCGCCGCCTCGCTGGCCCCGCGTCTCTACGTCGCGCTGTCTCGCATCGCGCAGACCGAGCTGGTGCAGACCGGCAGCCGCGTCGAGTACCAGCACCTGCAGCTGCTGCCGCGCCAGGCCGACGCCGACGCCGCCGCACGGCGGCTGCGCGCATCCGTCAGCGACGCGCGCGTGCGCATCACCAGCCACGGCGAGGCCGCAGCCGAGATCTCCGGCGCCTACACGCGCGTGACGCGCTACCTCGGCCTCGTGTCGCTGTGCGCGCTGGCGCTGGCGGCGGTGGCCTGCGCGTATCTGTTCCACGTCTTCCTGCGACGTCGCCTACCCGACCTGGCGATCCTGATGAGCCTGGGAGCGCGGCGGCGCCGCGCGCAGGTGCTGCTGCTGCTCGAGCTCGTGGTGCTGGCGGGCGCGTCCGCGATCGTGGCCTGCGCCGTCGTCGCTGCCGCGCTGCCGGCCGCGGCCAGCGCGTTCGCCGACGTGCTGCCGCGCGAGCTCACGCTCGGCGTCGGCGCGCGCGAGACCGTGGCTGCGCTCGTCGTCGCGCTGCTCGTGGGGCCGGTCTCGTGCCTCGGAATGCTGGCACGGCTGGACTCGTTGCAGGTCTCCGAGCTGTTCCAGGAGCAGGCCACGCTGCACCTGCATCGAAAGCGCCTGCAGGCGTTGTGGCATGTGCCCGCTGCGCTGGTGTTCCTGGTGCTGGCGGTGTGGCGGGCCGGCGATCTTCGACAGGGCGCCTACTTCGTCGGCGTCGTCGCCGTCGCGTTCCTGATCGCGGCGGCGCTCGGGCGCGTGATTCTTCCTGCGGCCGCGCGGCTGGGCGAGAGGTCGAGCGTTCCGGTGCGGCTCGCGCTTCGCCAGCTCGCTCCGCACCGGCGCGGCTCGGTGACCGCCTTCGTCGCGCTGGCGCTGGCGGCGCTGCTGCTGGGCCTCCCGCCGCAGCTGCGCGCGCTGCTGGCAGCGCAGCTGGACCCGCCGGAGGAAGGCGCGATCCCGAGCCTGTTCCTCTTCGACATCCAGCCCGAGCAGACCGAGCCGCTGCGCGAGCACGTGCGCACGGCGGGCGTGGAATTGCAGCGAGTGGCGCCGATGGTGCGCGCGCGCCTGCAGGCCATCAACGGCGACCCGGTCGCCGGCGAAGTTGCAGCCGCAGGCGGCCGGCGTCCCGGGGCAGGCGGCGACGTCGAGCGCATGCAGGCACGCACGTACAACCTGACCTGGCAGCAGGAGCTGGCGGCGACGGAAACGCTGGTGGCGGGAATGCCGTTCTCGGGGAGCTGGGACGGCAGCGGCGTGGCCGAGATCTCCGTGGAGAAGGGCTTTGCCCGCCGACTCGACCTGTCACTGGGCGACACGATGCGCTTCGACGTGCAGGGCGTGCCGGTCGAGGGCCGCATCGTCAACCTGCGCGAGGTCGATTGGACCAGCCTTCAGCCCAACTTCTTCGTCGCCTTTCAGCCGGGCGTGCTCGAAGGTGCGCCGGCAGTCTTCCTGGCCTCGGTGCCGTCGCTGCCGCGCGAGCAGCGCGAGCGCCTGCAGGCGAGCATCGTCGAGCGCTTCCCGAACGTGTCGATGATCGACGTCACCCGCGGCGTCGAGCGCGCGCTCGATCTGCTGCAGCAGCTCCAGTGGGCGGTGTCGGCCACGGCCTGGACGGCATTGGCCGTGGGGCTGGCGCTGATCTTCGCCATCGCACGCGACGAGGCCGACCAGCGCCGCTGGGACCTCAACCTGACCAAGGTGCTGGGCGCACCTCACTCGCTGCTGCGCGCGAGCGTGGCCATCGAGTTCGCGGCGCTCGGCGTGAGCGCAGCCATCGTCGGGTGCACCATCGGCGTGGCCGGCTGCGCCGTGCTGGCAACGACGCTGCTGGAAGCGGAGCTGGCGCTGGCGTGGCCGGCATTGCTGGGCGTGGTGGCGGGGCTGCCGTTTCTGACGGCGCTGACCGCACGGATGGCGATGCGAGGCGTCCTGCAGGAACGACCACTGCTGTCGCTTCAGGCTTGA
- a CDS encoding ABC transporter ATP-binding protein, whose amino-acid sequence MRGLTPVVRAAALHKSYPGAAGAIEVLRGIDLEVARGQTLAVAGESGSGKSTLLALLAGLDVPTAGELEVAGVRIASAPEHALADFRARTVGIIFQHFHLIRSLTAIENVRLPLELRDGADADGRAARALAAVGLDHRRDHFPAQLSGGECQRVAIARALVTEPALLLADEPTGNLDERTGRQVADLLFELVEAAGATLVLVTHSAALAARCSRSLLLHDGVLTERGAAARAASA is encoded by the coding sequence ATGCGAGGCCTGACCCCTGTCGTGCGCGCGGCGGCGCTGCACAAGAGCTACCCCGGCGCGGCCGGTGCCATCGAAGTGCTGCGCGGCATCGACCTCGAGGTCGCGCGCGGGCAGACGCTGGCGGTGGCCGGCGAGTCGGGCAGCGGCAAGTCCACGCTGCTCGCGCTGCTGGCGGGCCTGGACGTGCCGACGGCCGGCGAGCTGGAGGTGGCGGGCGTGCGCATCGCTTCGGCGCCCGAGCATGCGCTGGCCGACTTCCGCGCGCGCACCGTCGGCATCATCTTCCAGCACTTCCACCTGATCCGTTCGCTCACCGCCATCGAGAACGTGCGCCTGCCGCTCGAGCTGCGCGACGGTGCCGATGCCGACGGGCGCGCCGCGCGCGCGCTGGCGGCGGTGGGGCTGGATCATCGGCGCGATCACTTCCCGGCGCAGCTCAGCGGCGGCGAGTGCCAGCGCGTGGCCATCGCGCGCGCGCTGGTGACCGAGCCTGCCCTGCTCCTGGCCGACGAGCCCACCGGCAACCTGGACGAGCGCACCGGACGGCAGGTCGCCGACCTGCTCTTCGAGCTCGTCGAGGCGGCCGGCGCCACGCTCGTGCTGGTCACGCACAGCGCGGCACTGGCGGCGCGCTGCTCGCGCTCGCTGCTGCTGCACGACGGCGTCTTGACCGAGCGCGGCGCCGCGGCGCGGGCGGCCAGCGCATGA
- a CDS encoding arylesterase, whose amino-acid sequence MMRRLAAALLTATLSAPPALALEAPPQTGTGKPLVVCLGDSLTEGYGLPPEQAYPALVEKELRASGYPHIEVVNAGVSGSTSASAVARLKWQLRRKPDILLLALGANDGLRGIDLSQTKKNLAEAIDLAKDNGVVVLLAGMLLPPNYGRDYTQTFQKMYTDLAREKNVALLPFLLEGVAADSTKNLPDGVHPNASGYEIVARNVTRHLRPLLEGLDASSKLGPGLPLEHFATHRRKKLECEA is encoded by the coding sequence ATGATGCGAAGACTGGCCGCCGCTCTCCTGACGGCAACGCTGTCCGCGCCACCTGCGCTCGCCCTGGAAGCGCCGCCGCAAACCGGCACAGGCAAGCCGCTGGTGGTCTGCCTCGGCGACTCCCTGACCGAAGGCTACGGCCTTCCACCCGAGCAGGCCTATCCGGCCCTGGTCGAGAAGGAGCTGCGTGCGAGCGGATATCCGCACATCGAGGTCGTCAACGCCGGCGTCAGCGGCTCCACCTCCGCCAGCGCGGTCGCGCGCCTGAAGTGGCAGCTTCGCCGCAAGCCCGACATCCTCCTGCTCGCGCTCGGCGCCAACGACGGCCTTCGCGGCATCGACCTGTCGCAGACGAAGAAGAACCTGGCCGAGGCGATCGACCTCGCCAAGGACAACGGCGTCGTCGTGCTGCTCGCGGGCATGCTGCTGCCGCCGAACTACGGCCGCGACTACACGCAGACGTTCCAGAAGATGTACACGGACCTCGCCCGAGAGAAGAACGTGGCGCTGCTGCCGTTCCTGCTCGAAGGCGTCGCAGCCGATTCGACCAAGAACCTGCCCGACGGCGTTCACCCCAATGCCTCCGGATACGAGATCGTGGCAAGGAACGTGACGCGCCACCTGCGGCCGCTGCTCGAAGGGCTCGACGCCTCCTCGAAGCTGGGGCCAGGTCTCCCATTGGAGCATTTCGCGACGCACCGAAGAAAAAAGCTCGAATGCGAGGCCTGA
- the glgP gene encoding alpha-glucan family phosphorylase, with product MRKQHDPSELRARLRLLGDNLWWSWDRRLETIFCRIDADLWEATGHNPTAFSIDVSDDKLREHAGAIAAPLAKIERALRAYMEPPRTWASQHCRGLAASTIAYFSPEFCIHESLPIYSGGLGVLAGDHLKSCSDLGIATVGVSLLYRHGYFRQHIRKDGWQAEEYEDLDPDRAPITRVRTAQGKPVSVHVPLGLSVIAADLWQVQVGRCRLLLLDPHQYPESVLPGALRLYGGDSITRLVQEVVLGIGGYRALKAVGIRPSVLHMNEGHSAFAAFEAIADRMEETGLPFDQAATDVASAVVFTTHTPVEAGHDRFAAEPLLAMLAPVRKRLGLTPQELLAFGRVHPEDEHETFCMTVCAMKLARHTNAVSSLHGHVSRRMWKRLWPQRRELEVPIGHVTNGVHVATWLAPELAELYGRNLAREAFDPTHAEGTRSELMVIDEDALWRTKRQLKARLLEFVKARAAARYARLGLTEPVPDLHPEALTIGLARRFALYKRALLPFHDYEHLRELVTDRDRPVQFLVAGKAHPADEPAKKVIAAIHELTLEQGLQHRVVFVEGYDQAVSRMLLAGCDLWLNVPRRPLEACGTSGMKAVLNATLNCSTLDGWWDEAYDGAGGFAVGDGSVHVDPAVQDERDSIALMSVLENEVVPLFYERGDDGIPMEWLARVKHALATMAYRYSADRMVLDYGTRLYAPAAGRVSAEIRD from the coding sequence GTGCGCAAACAACATGACCCCTCCGAGCTTCGTGCTCGCCTTCGCCTGCTCGGCGACAACCTGTGGTGGAGCTGGGACCGGCGCCTCGAAACGATCTTCTGCCGCATCGATGCGGATCTGTGGGAGGCGACGGGACACAATCCCACCGCCTTCTCCATCGATGTCTCCGACGACAAGCTGCGCGAGCACGCGGGCGCCATCGCCGCTCCTCTCGCCAAGATCGAGCGCGCGCTGCGCGCCTACATGGAGCCGCCGCGAACGTGGGCTTCGCAGCACTGTCGCGGCCTGGCCGCCAGCACCATCGCCTACTTCAGCCCCGAGTTCTGCATTCACGAGTCGCTGCCGATCTACTCGGGCGGCCTCGGGGTGCTTGCCGGCGACCACCTCAAGAGCTGCTCGGATCTCGGCATCGCCACGGTCGGCGTCAGCCTGCTGTACCGGCACGGCTACTTCCGCCAGCACATCCGCAAGGACGGATGGCAGGCCGAGGAATACGAGGATCTGGATCCGGACCGCGCGCCGATCACGCGCGTCCGCACCGCGCAGGGCAAGCCGGTCTCGGTGCACGTGCCGCTCGGACTTTCGGTGATCGCGGCCGACCTGTGGCAGGTGCAGGTGGGACGCTGCCGGCTGCTGCTGCTCGATCCGCACCAGTATCCCGAAAGCGTGCTGCCCGGAGCGCTGCGCCTGTACGGCGGCGACAGCATCACGCGCCTGGTGCAGGAGGTCGTGCTCGGAATCGGAGGCTACCGCGCGCTCAAGGCCGTCGGCATCCGCCCCTCGGTCCTGCACATGAACGAAGGACATTCGGCCTTCGCCGCCTTCGAGGCCATCGCCGATCGCATGGAAGAGACCGGGCTTCCCTTCGATCAGGCGGCCACCGACGTTGCGTCCGCGGTCGTCTTCACCACGCACACGCCGGTCGAGGCAGGACACGACCGCTTCGCGGCCGAGCCGCTGCTGGCGATGCTCGCGCCGGTGCGCAAGCGGCTCGGGCTGACGCCGCAGGAGCTGCTCGCGTTCGGCCGCGTCCACCCCGAGGACGAGCACGAGACGTTCTGCATGACCGTGTGCGCAATGAAGCTGGCGCGCCACACCAATGCCGTCAGCAGCCTGCACGGGCACGTCTCGCGCCGGATGTGGAAGAGGCTGTGGCCGCAACGCCGCGAGCTCGAGGTCCCCATCGGGCACGTCACCAACGGCGTGCACGTGGCCACGTGGCTGGCGCCCGAGCTGGCCGAGCTGTACGGGCGCAACCTGGCGCGGGAGGCATTCGATCCGACGCACGCCGAGGGCACGCGCAGCGAGCTGATGGTCATCGACGAGGATGCGCTCTGGCGCACCAAGCGCCAGCTGAAGGCGCGCCTGCTCGAGTTCGTCAAGGCGCGCGCCGCCGCGCGCTACGCGCGCCTCGGTCTGACCGAGCCCGTGCCGGACCTGCATCCGGAGGCGCTGACGATCGGGCTGGCGCGGCGCTTCGCCCTCTACAAGCGCGCGCTTCTACCGTTCCACGACTACGAGCACCTTCGCGAGCTGGTGACCGATCGTGATCGCCCGGTGCAATTCCTGGTCGCCGGCAAGGCGCACCCGGCCGACGAGCCGGCCAAGAAGGTCATCGCCGCCATTCACGAGCTGACGCTCGAGCAGGGGCTCCAGCACCGCGTCGTCTTCGTCGAAGGCTATGACCAGGCCGTCAGCCGGATGCTGCTGGCGGGATGCGATCTGTGGCTGAACGTTCCGCGCCGCCCGCTCGAGGCGTGCGGCACCAGCGGCATGAAGGCGGTGCTCAACGCCACGCTCAACTGCTCGACGCTCGACGGCTGGTGGGACGAGGCCTACGACGGCGCCGGCGGCTTCGCGGTCGGCGACGGCAGCGTGCACGTCGATCCGGCGGTGCAGGACGAGCGCGATTCGATCGCGCTGATGTCCGTGCTCGAGAACGAGGTCGTCCCGCTGTTCTACGAGCGCGGCGACGACGGCATCCCCATGGAATGGCTGGCCCGCGTCAAGCACGCGCTGGCCACGATGGCCTATCGCTACAGCGCCGATCGCATGGTGCTGGACTACGGAACGCGCCTGTATGCGCCGGCGGCGGGCCGCGTCAGCGCCGAAATCCGCGACTGA
- a CDS encoding right-handed parallel beta-helix repeat-containing protein, whose protein sequence is MFGFCGLLIVAAAGNAAAQSCGDTVGPGATVTLGADITGCTGAGNASLIVIGPVKLDMAGHQIQCDALNPGAGIHVSGEGAQITGGSVRGCATYGVRLAGTGKHSLSNMAIKGIDGTGVHVFLGSDRNKLTGVAVTNVSGTGPGFFIESDKNSMRSLVATNLTNEGFILGGTGSKVSSIVAAQADKQGIVVTGESLKIDDCESVSAGNDGVEVNGTANRLRNCTASRSTGSGFVVNGGDNSIERSDASNNGQRGYELTGPGTTLEASAATSNSGDGVYVDDDDVHVRGVRSVNNGGNGIQVAGGTGNEITGSVALESGGTNDVRDTTACASSTWTDNTFRTSNDPCIE, encoded by the coding sequence ATGTTCGGATTCTGTGGGCTGCTCATCGTCGCCGCCGCCGGCAATGCCGCCGCGCAGAGTTGCGGCGACACCGTCGGACCCGGCGCGACGGTGACGCTGGGCGCGGACATCACAGGCTGCACCGGGGCCGGCAACGCGTCCCTCATCGTGATCGGCCCGGTCAAGCTGGATATGGCGGGACACCAGATCCAGTGCGATGCACTGAACCCGGGGGCCGGCATCCATGTATCCGGCGAAGGCGCGCAGATCACCGGCGGCTCGGTGCGCGGCTGCGCGACCTACGGCGTGCGCCTTGCCGGCACCGGCAAGCATTCGCTGTCGAACATGGCGATCAAGGGCATCGACGGCACCGGCGTGCACGTATTCCTCGGCTCCGACCGCAACAAGCTCACGGGCGTGGCCGTCACCAACGTTTCGGGGACCGGTCCCGGCTTTTTCATCGAAAGCGACAAGAACAGCATGCGTTCGCTCGTGGCCACGAACCTGACCAATGAAGGCTTCATCCTGGGCGGAACCGGCAGCAAGGTCTCCTCGATCGTGGCAGCACAGGCGGACAAGCAAGGCATCGTCGTCACCGGCGAGTCGCTCAAGATCGACGACTGCGAGTCGGTCAGCGCGGGCAACGACGGCGTCGAAGTCAATGGCACGGCGAACCGACTCAGGAACTGCACGGCTTCGCGCAGCACGGGCTCGGGCTTCGTCGTCAATGGCGGGGACAACTCGATCGAACGCAGCGACGCGAGCAACAACGGGCAGCGTGGCTACGAGCTTACCGGGCCGGGCACGACGCTGGAGGCCAGCGCCGCCACCAGCAACTCCGGCGACGGAGTTTACGTGGACGACGACGATGTCCACGTCCGCGGCGTGCGCTCGGTCAACAACGGCGGCAACGGAATTCAGGTCGCCGGCGGTACGGGCAACGAGATCACCGGCAGTGTGGCGCTGGAGAGCGGCGGCACGAACGACGTGCGCGACACGACCGCCTGTGCTTCGTCCACCTGGACGGACAATACGTTTCGAACCAGCAACGATCCGTGCATCGAGTAG